ccagCTGAACGGTGTCTGTCACGCCGTCTGATCCCTCATGTGTTCACCTCCCCACCAGCCGTTTTCACCCTCGAATGACAGAATGAACTGAGTGGAATGAAGATCGGCTCTgatgccttttcttttctccacatGAGAACCAAAGATTTGCCGTCTGTCCATCAGATCAAACACGGTGTCTTTAACGTGAAGCTTCTGTCCTGGGGAAGCGAACACGTCTCGTCAtcacacccccccccccgacgCCCAGCCCCACCcgaaaacagtcattttaattgCTGTAATTACTGTAAATTTGTTTGAGATGACCATTTTCAGCTCGTCGCTTCTTCTCCTTGTTTCTCGTTTTCAAAGCAACTGAACGTGTGAATTTAAACTGAGACGAATTCGAACAGCGAGACGCCGTCCGAGCAGCGGGCCGCACACACGACGCCCGCCGAGGCCCGCCAGCGGTCCGAGCGCGCGAGGCTGAGTGTGTGCTTCAATACGAGTCCTACTGTACAGACAACATGTCGGATAAAGAAGTGGCCCCTGGGGGCCGtaggcagcagcaggtggactGAGAGATGTGTTGGGGATCTTTCTCAGATGTGGCAAATTTCTGCAACATGGGAAATGCTGATAAATGCTGTCTCTTTTTAATAAATGTGCTATTTTATCAgaatgtgttgctgctgttcttcCACTCCAACGCTGGCTTTGAGTCTGTGCCGTCCATCCTCACAGTGAAGCCTTTTAATCCTGAGCACCTGAAACGTGTGATAAACAGAGGAGCTGGGTTCAGCCGGGTCGCGGCACATGTGCAGGCCCTTTGCCTGTCCAGGTGTTGTTTTTCCCACCTTTTCCACCAACTGTGAAAGCCTCTTTAAATAGAAACGCATGTCTCAAAGGTGTCGGGCTCAGAACATCCAAAAGAGGGACACAGCTGAACAAAGTGGACAGTCGGCTTCGCTTTAATAACCAAAGAACGACTCATAAAGTTACAGTATCTCATATTCACTatttacacacaaatatatatttagcaaagaaagaaaacattcataAATTAATAGATTTGATGTTGAAGTGCATCATTTCCTTTGAGCTTTGAGACGGCGGATGATTGGGCAGGTCAAATGTGTCCATGCAGCGTCCGGTCCAGACCTCACCTGTGGTACACAGCCATGAAAGGTGTGTGCGACAGGTGAACTCCACCGGTTCCACAGGGGACCCCGGATCCAGCCCGACTGCAGCCCAGGACCAGGCCCAGCTCCACAGCAGGCAGCGTGTCGGCTACCTCATCCCCCCACACGTCGCCGGCGGTGTCCTGCAGAGCCCCTGAGGCGGGCTTTCCTCCTGGTGGATCCCCCCTGGAAGAAAACCCCGCCCGCCGCATGTTCACCAAGCCGGGACCCCCTCCAGCACCACCCGCCGCCTCCTGTAGACTCTGGAACAGGAACAGCAGATCCACTCTGAGCTCCACCGTGTTGCCCCGTGACCACAAACTGAACCTGAAGGAAGACAGACACAAGGGTTACAGCCAGGCCCGAGACCCCCAGACACCCCCAGCCTGCAGGAGGCTTTGACTGACATGAAGCTTTTGGGTTTTACCTCGTGGGGAGGTCACGCTTTGCCAGAGACGAAATCACAGGGTGGATCTCCAGATGCTGGGGGTTGGAGAGTTGGAGGTGGAGCTCTGCGTTCTTCACTGCCAGTGATAAAATCTCCCTGGAGAGGAGAAACTCCACATCTgtacctgaggaggaggaggaggagagtctgTCAGAACAGAACATGAACTCATGTCAGGACCCGCTCTGGTGATGTTCAGCCCGAACGCCTCGTTAACGTGGCAGCAGGACATGAAGCCGCTCACATGACGTGATCCTGAACGCAGCTGCATTAATGAACATCAGCGTCCTCCGAACCGCCTCAGACACACCAGCCTGCACCGTGTGGCGCTTCATGCTGctcatcacacactcattcatctcCGTGAATGCTCACCTGACGAGCTTCACCGGGATCGTGCACGTTTCTATCTTCAAAAGCCATTTTTGGTTGATAAATGTTATCTTTGCAAAGCTGACGTCCGCCTGTGTGCTCAGACACCTGAACGCCACGCTCACGTCATCACCTGAATGAGTGAATCTGGTAGAGAATTTTTTTCGTGCTGCTCTTTCTCTGACGTAGTTCATGTCAAACAGCAGAGGTCTGGGCGCACAGTTCAGCTGCTGGTCACATTATGATGAGCTGAGCTGCTTTTAGTGGATCAACTACGTGGAAAATAAACCTGCTGTCCCCCATCAGGGGCCCCTGCGGCCCGTTTCTCTGGACCAAACATCACAACGTCACTTTCAGCTCAACAGTAACAGAGAAAAGCTCGTGTTTGCGCTGGATCTACTGTGTCTTACCTCCTCTCAGGCGGCCTTGTATCCCTTTGACGCTCCTGCAGCTCGGGCCCTGCTGACAGCAGTGGTAAACCCGCCGGACGAAGCTGAAAAGAGATTTTCCGGGGAACACCAGGCCGCGGGAGGCTCTCGGGGAAAAGGGCCGAACGCGGAGCTGCAGCAGGGTTGCGTCCTCCTCTGGAGCTCCTTGTGTGTTCTCCTGCCAAGGCGCCGCCAGCTCCGCGCACCGCTCCCGGTGCGTGTCCGTGATCCCGCGCCTCCACCGCGTCAGCGCGTCCGTGCGTAAAGTTGATCCGGAGGATTCCGCTGCAGGTTTCGACGACTGTGTCAGAAATCCCAGCGTGCCTGCCGCGCGACCGAGTACTCCACTGTCACGTGTCATcactgagagaagaaacagagcaaTCCAAGTCCAGTGCGCGGCGGCCATGGTGGTGTTTCTAAGCCGAGGCCTGTGGATCTTCACCGATGAAAACATTGAGCTTGTCCGCGGGGCCAACTCTCCAAACTGTCCGTCCGCCGAGTCTGATCGCCTGCTATATACCCCGCTGACAATGGGCACATCTCAGCACTTAGAATTTGAATCCTGACCCTCCTCACAGACCCTGCCCCTCTTTTTGTTCGTGCCTTTAACCACCCATTTACCCCCCACTGCTTTCTTTTAATGCGCGTGCATAATGAGGCGCCCCGAAGAGCGCCGACCCCATCCattcacattcagctgctctTAGCTAATGACTCTAATGACTCCAGATCTGGATCATCAACAACGAGCCTATTTACGACACAGAAACATTGAGACAGAACGTGAATAATAACATGTTATGAGCATGTTTGGCTTTTCAAACAGCCCCGCGCGCGTCCTGCAGGCCCGCTGGAACCATTCTCAAACATTAAGGCCGAGGTGGAAAACAATGGGCCGGCCTGCAGGGTCACACACAGGCCGCTGATGGCTCTAACAAGGCCGTGCAGCCCCCGTGGTTTGAAACAAGCATTTACAAAAGACTCAACGCTGAGAGGATCATGTGTTCATTTAATTTCCACCAGCTATGCAGCAAATCACAGCGCATCTCTGCTCAGCAATATCATAcacatatttttaataaatgacaCTTTGAAGGGAACAAACAGCAGATCTGACAGACGAGTAgttaaataacacattttaccAAAGAGAGGATTTGAAATAAATAGACCTTTTAATAGAAACTATTTTAGATTATTCTAGAAATCTGTGTTAGAAACCAGCAGCTTTGCAGAATGTGCagcaaaaaaaagcatgaatcTGTACAAATACACTAAGTTAAAGAGTAGAAAGATTTTACATGGCTTTAATGTAAAGTTCCTGTTAAATGAAGCAGAATTATTCCATTTGCTGCA
This Chaetodon auriga isolate fChaAug3 chromosome 5, fChaAug3.hap1, whole genome shotgun sequence DNA region includes the following protein-coding sequences:
- the LOC143320764 gene encoding uncharacterized protein LOC143320764; amino-acid sequence: MFSSVKIHRPRLRNTTMAAAHWTWIALFLLSVMTRDSGVLGRAAGTLGFLTQSSKPAAESSGSTLRTDALTRWRRGITDTHRERCAELAAPWQENTQGAPEEDATLLQLRVRPFSPRASRGLVFPGKSLFSFVRRVYHCCQQGPSCRSVKGIQGRLRGGTDVEFLLSREILSLAVKNAELHLQLSNPQHLEIHPVISSLAKRDLPTRFSLWSRGNTVELRVDLLFLFQSLQEAAGGAGGGPGLVNMRRAGFSSRGDPPGGKPASGALQDTAGDVWGDEVADTLPAVELGLVLGCSRAGSGVPCGTGGVHLSHTPFMAVYHR